CGCCTCATGGAGGGGGCAGTGCCTCCGCTGACCGGGCGTCCACTGGTTCTACAGAGGGGAGCCATGTTCTTGAGGATTGTGGTCGACTTGAGTGGTAGCTGTAGATGGAGAAACTACCACGTCACATTCATTAGAACAGGTTGAGCTAGTCCTTCAGTCGTAGTGATGTCCGGGTGGATTCTACAGTTAACTTAAGTGTCCTGCTCCCTGAGAGGAGCGAAATGTGCAGAAGGCTGTGCAGTACGCTGGTGAGGACACCGGCATCAATGAAGAGATGCAGGTCTTCCAGACCCCAGAACCTGTAAAAGTGCTACATCTCTCCTCTAGCATGGTAAACACATTTAATGCAAAACCTCATTAAACTGACACACTACTGTTCAGGAGTATTACATTTTCTTATTTTCTGAGTGACATTGACGATTATGCGTTCATCTTTGCATTAATTTCAGATGCCTGGTTGTTAAATATAGTACAGAGAAAGTGTATGCTATTCCCCCTGACATAAAGCATAATGATTGCTCAATGTGAATGGTTTTGTACCCTGTAATGTCAGTTCCAAAACAGACCACTAGATGGCATTTAGCATTGAATACATCTTAGGTTCCAAGAACTGGTACACTGATGACCAAAACAATTGCTTTATTCAATAAGTACAGccaaatatttacatttacacACAAGGAATGAACACATGGCAGAAACATTTGTCAGGTCATTCATTGTCTGTCCCTGAGGACAGGGTCCAGGCCACAGTCCCATATCTTTCATCGTTTTTTTCAAAACTGCCCCACTGGACCCAATATAGAAGAATATGTACCTTTAACCAAAAGCAGACATGGCCCACTGTTTGACATCTGTGGGGCATTGTGGGTATTTCTGCAGGGCCTCCATGATCTGGCTGTGGTTTAACATAAGTTTCATCAGCTGGAACTCCTTCTGGATCTTAGCTGTGGAGCTGTCCATAGACTTAATCAGCTCCAACTGCTGCAGGTGTTCAAACGCCTGGAACAGAGTGTTGTTGGGTTGAATAAATCTTGAGTATCAAATAATACAATAGCCACGTGTATGCCAAGACTGTATGTATTACAATAAACTTTAGTCAGGGGTATTACAGAGAAGGGACAAACAACGgcattatatactgaacaaaaataaaacgcAACATCCAAcaattttactaagttacagttcatgtaaggaaatcaggccagttaaataaataaatttggccctaatctatggatttcacatggctgggCAGGGACGCATCCATGGGTGGATAGGCCCAGCCAATccaaatgagtttttccccataaAAGGGCTCtattagagacagaaataatcctgtttcatcagctatccgggtggctggtctcagacgatcccgcaggttaagaagccggatgtggaggtcctgggctggtgtggttacacgtggtctgcggttgtgaagccgtACTGCAAAATTCTCAAAAATGCCGttgaaggtggcttatggtagagaaattaacattcaattctctggcaacagttctggtggacattcctgcagtcagcatgccaattgcacactccctcaaaacttgagacatctgtggaattgtgttgtgtgacaaaactgcacattttagagtggccttttattgtccccagcaaaaggtgcacctgtgtaatgatcaagctgtttaatcagcttcttaatatgccacatgtcaggtggatggattatcttggcaaaggagaaatgctcactaacagggatgtaaacaaatttgtgcacaaaataacagaaataagctttatgtacgtttggaacatttctgggatcttttatttcagctcatgaaacatgacccgactacactttacatgttgcgtttatatttttgttcagtattcatcAACATTCAGCACAAATCCACCCTTCTTCATTGTGAAATAAACTTACCTTGAGAACGAGCTACAAAAACATTATAGGATCTTTATGAAATATACTATTGGAAGGGTCTGATGTCATTCTACTGAGACCATGTCATGCAGACCCACCTTTATGACGACTGGCTTGTCAAAGTTATGGATAGAACGGGATTTCCTCTGCAGGAATTTCTTGAACTCTGACAAAAATAAAATATCTATTAACACAAACGTATGTCATTCCCAACAATTACACACCAGCTCTTACTAACTGTTGATCCTTACCATTGTGAACCATCTGGAAGTTAAACGGCTCTCCTTCATAGATGTCATTCAAGTGTTTCATGGCAATTATCAGGCACAGTTCAAGAATGGACAGGCCTGGAAAGATCAACAAAGCAAAATGCAGGCCAAATGATCAATGTTTTATCAAATGGTCATACGTCCATCAAAGAAATCCTCTAATAATGACCTCTACCCCTAATGGCTTTAGGCTTTAAATTACCATGAAGAATGTTTGCTTTAGAGTCCACCATACAGACTCTACTGGCCTCCAAAAGATCAGTGGGCTTGATGGCAGGTTTAGATGCACTCACACGGCTCAGAGCCAGCATCTGCAGAGAGGGgtccacacacacaaagcaacattcagagtttttttcccccactCTTTGCTTTTATACTACAGATACAAACTCTTACCAGTAACAAGTGCAAGGAACGGAAGTCTTTGCTGGAGTTATAATGTCTTTGTAAGACATCCACCACTGGTTGGTCTTCACATAGCGTCTGAAATAAAGTCAGGAAGCATCGTGAGTAAGAAGAAAAATACCTTTCGGATAAAGCCAACTACAGCACATCACAAATCTAGTACTGTTAAAAAAAATAGTTTGCAGTCCTGGACTGGCCTCACCTTGATGCCGTCATTCCACTCGTCATAGAACTTGGTGTCGGGGAAGTCTTGTGGCAGGCTGAGCTGTGAGCGGACGTTGTCCAGGTACTGTATGAAGCTCAGGGAGCTGAGCAGGTGGATCTGTCTGTGGCTGAACCTGGACTTGACCCTCTTCTCTAGCAGCTCCAGGACATCCTGCAGCAAGCAGAGATGAGACCAGTTGTGATCACCAGAGAAGAGGATGAAAGAGAAGaaggtagagtacagtaaagtcaCAGGAgactgaggggaggatggctcataatgcctggaatggagtaaacagaatggtatcaaacacatgcaAACCATGTGTTCAATGCCATTCAATtt
The window above is part of the Salvelinus namaycush isolate Seneca chromosome 7, SaNama_1.0, whole genome shotgun sequence genome. Proteins encoded here:
- the LOC120050585 gene encoding origin recognition complex subunit 4-like, producing MSKRKVKETHMPVGECISQVQMILRERFCHQRLPEKPVGMESQHKHLLELLRRTAVHGESNSVLIVGPRGSGKTMLLNCVLRELLEVKDVNKNVLPVHLNGLLQTDDRIALKEITRQLNLENVVGDKVFGSFAENLAFLLEALKKGDRSSSRPVFFILDEFDLFAHHKNQTLLYNLLDVSQSAQAPIAVIGLTCRLDVLELLEKRVKSRFSHRQIHLLSSLSFIQYLDNVRSQLSLPQDFPDTKFYDEWNDGIKTLCEDQPVVDVLQRHYNSSKDFRSLHLLLMLALSRVSASKPAIKPTDLLEASRVCMVDSKANILHGLSILELCLIIAMKHLNDIYEGEPFNFQMVHNEFKKFLQRKSRSIHNFDKPVVIKAFEHLQQLELIKSMDSSTAKIQKEFQLMKLMLNHSQIMEALQKYPQCPTDVKQWAMSAFG